One Streptomyces sp. P9-A2 DNA window includes the following coding sequences:
- a CDS encoding glycosyltransferase, whose product MNGTAGTGAPPTGAQSAGFPSAAARAVPTPSADDAQGAEDPLRIVRLANFVAPASGGLRTALRELGKGYRAAGHESVLVVPGDRTSDRETEQGRVITLPGQLLPGTGGYRVLTDKRRLTALLEELAPDRLEVSDRTTLRWTGRWARRARVPAIMVSHETADGVLRTWGMPEGAARRTADALNIRTAHTYARVVCTTEFAEREFARIGARNVVRAPLGVDLAERRPALRDPSVRARYARATETLLVACTRLSVEKRPGTALDALETLRRRGRQAVLVMAGDGPLRTRLEQRARERGLPVVFLGHVPDRTFLGALQASADVCLAPGPAETFGLAALEAMACGTPVVASSSSALPEVIGSSGATAADRGESFADAVELLLGRPETERREGARARAERFGWPAAVAAFLDAHEAPGQAAVRDDAREGVAPGRTAPAVLPGGSL is encoded by the coding sequence ATGAACGGGACCGCGGGAACGGGGGCTCCGCCGACCGGTGCGCAGTCCGCCGGATTCCCGTCCGCCGCAGCCCGGGCGGTCCCCACGCCGTCGGCGGACGATGCCCAGGGGGCCGAAGACCCGCTGCGGATCGTACGGCTCGCGAACTTCGTCGCACCGGCCTCCGGCGGACTGCGCACCGCGCTGCGGGAGCTCGGCAAGGGCTACCGGGCGGCGGGGCACGAGTCCGTGCTCGTCGTCCCCGGCGACCGGACGAGCGACCGGGAGACCGAGCAGGGGCGGGTGATCACCCTGCCGGGGCAGCTGCTGCCCGGCACCGGCGGCTACCGCGTCCTCACCGACAAGCGGCGGCTGACCGCCCTGCTCGAGGAACTGGCTCCCGACCGGCTCGAGGTGTCCGACCGGACGACCCTGCGCTGGACCGGGAGATGGGCGCGGCGGGCCCGGGTGCCGGCGATCATGGTCTCCCACGAGACCGCCGACGGTGTGCTGCGCACCTGGGGGATGCCCGAGGGGGCCGCGCGGCGCACCGCCGACGCCCTCAACATCCGTACCGCCCACACGTACGCGCGCGTGGTGTGCACCACCGAGTTCGCCGAGCGGGAGTTTGCCCGGATCGGGGCTCGCAACGTCGTACGGGCACCGCTCGGGGTCGACCTGGCGGAGCGGCGTCCCGCGCTGCGCGACCCCTCGGTGCGGGCCCGCTACGCGCGCGCGACGGAGACGCTGCTGGTGGCCTGCACCCGGCTGTCCGTGGAGAAGCGGCCCGGTACGGCGCTGGACGCGCTGGAGACGCTGCGGCGGCGCGGACGCCAGGCGGTGCTGGTGATGGCCGGGGACGGGCCACTGCGGACGCGGCTCGAACAGCGCGCGCGGGAACGCGGACTGCCCGTCGTCTTCCTGGGACACGTCCCGGACCGGACGTTCCTCGGCGCCCTCCAGGCTTCCGCCGACGTGTGTCTGGCGCCGGGGCCCGCGGAGACCTTCGGGCTCGCCGCACTGGAGGCGATGGCCTGCGGCACACCCGTGGTGGCGAGCTCCTCCTCCGCGCTGCCGGAAGTGATCGGCTCCTCCGGGGCGACCGCGGCAGACCGGGGGGAGTCGTTCGCGGACGCCGTCGAACTCCTGCTGGGAAGGCCGGAGACGGAGCGGCGGGAGGGGGCACGCGCGCGTGCGGAACGCTTCGGGTGGCCGGCGGCGGTGGCGGCGTTCCTCGACGCCCACGAGGCGCCGGGGCAGGCGGCCGTACGGGACGACGCGCGGGAGGGCGTGGCACCGGGCCGGACGGCGCCCGCGGTGCTGCCGGGAGGTTCGCTGTGA
- a CDS encoding glycosyltransferase family 4 protein yields the protein MRVVIVTESFPPDVNGVAHCALQTARHLVDRGHVPVVVAPATAGDELDHRAPCPVVRVPSLPLPGYPQVRVALPGRRVAAAIAEHRADLVHLAGPFVLGVRGMAAASRLGLPAVAVYQTDLAGYARTYMGAGQAAAWRRIRSVHSAADLTLAPSGAARNDLRAHGIPRVRMWPRGVDTVRFRPGLRDEALRRELAPNGELIVGYVGRLAPEKQVELLAGVSTLPGVRVLVVGDGPSRPNLERTMPGAVFLGRRTGDELARIFASLDVFAHTGPFETFCQTVQEAMASGIPVVAPAVGGPLDLVVHGRTGFLVPPRDAVAVRDAVRSLAADPALRVSYGAAGRAMVEGRTWAAVGDQLIGYYTDVLTGRRTAVAA from the coding sequence ATGCGAGTCGTCATCGTGACCGAATCCTTCCCCCCTGATGTGAACGGCGTGGCTCACTGCGCGCTCCAGACCGCCCGGCACCTCGTCGACCGCGGTCATGTCCCTGTCGTCGTCGCCCCCGCCACCGCGGGTGACGAGCTCGACCACCGGGCTCCGTGCCCCGTCGTCCGGGTCCCCTCCCTTCCGCTCCCGGGCTACCCGCAGGTCCGCGTCGCCCTCCCCGGCCGACGCGTCGCCGCGGCGATCGCCGAGCACCGGGCCGACCTCGTCCACCTGGCCGGCCCCTTCGTGCTCGGAGTGCGGGGCATGGCGGCGGCCTCGCGCCTCGGACTGCCCGCCGTCGCCGTTTACCAGACCGACCTCGCCGGGTACGCCCGCACGTACATGGGCGCCGGTCAGGCCGCGGCCTGGCGCCGGATCAGGTCCGTCCACTCGGCCGCCGACCTCACCCTGGCCCCGTCCGGCGCCGCACGGAACGACCTCCGGGCGCACGGCATCCCCAGAGTCAGGATGTGGCCGCGCGGCGTGGACACGGTCCGCTTCCGGCCCGGCCTGCGCGACGAGGCGCTACGCCGGGAACTCGCCCCGAACGGCGAGCTGATCGTCGGTTACGTCGGCCGGCTCGCCCCCGAGAAGCAGGTCGAGCTGCTGGCCGGGGTGAGCACCCTGCCCGGAGTACGGGTACTCGTCGTGGGCGACGGACCGAGCAGGCCGAACCTGGAACGGACCATGCCCGGCGCGGTCTTCCTGGGGCGCCGCACCGGCGACGAACTCGCCCGCATCTTCGCCTCGCTGGACGTCTTCGCCCACACGGGCCCCTTCGAGACCTTCTGCCAGACCGTGCAGGAGGCCATGGCGAGCGGCATACCCGTGGTCGCGCCCGCCGTGGGCGGCCCGCTGGACCTGGTCGTCCACGGACGCACCGGGTTCCTGGTGCCGCCGCGCGACGCCGTCGCCGTACGGGACGCGGTCCGGTCCCTGGCCGCGGACCCCGCACTACGGGTCTCCTACGGGGCGGCGGGGCGCGCGATGGTCGAAGGACGTACCTGGGCCGCCGTCGGGGACCAGCTGATCGGCTACTACACGGACGTGCTGACCGGGCGCCGGACGGCGGTGGCGGCATGA
- a CDS encoding HEAT repeat domain-containing protein codes for MFDPVIAPSGTLLGLLQRGRGDGTLHALTAPRSETLEALNHCVLHDPRHDWQVENRSLYYARLYLDLHGELDAIEAHLFDAEDILDTEESRTGLALAVLGHLASYGRRDALALLRRYAAQGANWSWALDELALRDDDAGLRALAAPVLARFATDPEGEGELAATVRDAFEPRPWRLWADDPRESVATRVRAAQEAGCFDRWQRQMRPTGPRPGWSVQAVFAWAQQGIERGAALHVPAARCLTAVAGPEDRPEILRAAEDGTEGARCTALRYLADSNDQDALTLIEHAVATGPAPVVEAALDAFERMQSLTAVDRARRWARRPDALGAAAGRVLACRGGLQDRDPVLAALREAVRGEGPDAPTLWTLVDGAGRLGIACAAPVLRHIYRETASSHLRGRAARALAATDPSYGSGFAVECLWDCEESTREIAARHAETGDTRVVERLRRLAADPAEEAEVQTAVRSRIGPGETVV; via the coding sequence ATGTTCGATCCGGTCATAGCGCCCAGCGGTACGCTGCTCGGCCTGCTCCAGCGGGGTCGCGGCGACGGCACGCTGCACGCGCTCACCGCCCCGCGCTCCGAAACGCTCGAGGCGCTGAACCACTGCGTGCTCCACGACCCGCGCCACGACTGGCAGGTGGAGAACCGCTCCCTCTACTACGCCCGCCTCTACCTCGACCTGCACGGCGAACTGGACGCCATCGAGGCCCACCTCTTCGATGCCGAGGACATCCTCGACACCGAGGAGTCACGCACCGGCCTCGCCCTCGCCGTGCTCGGACATCTGGCCTCCTACGGCAGGCGGGACGCGCTCGCCCTGTTGCGCAGGTACGCCGCCCAAGGTGCCAACTGGTCCTGGGCCCTGGACGAACTGGCCCTCCGGGACGACGACGCCGGCCTGCGGGCCCTCGCCGCCCCCGTGCTCGCGCGGTTCGCCACCGACCCCGAGGGCGAGGGCGAACTGGCCGCCACCGTCCGTGACGCCTTCGAACCGCGCCCCTGGCGTCTGTGGGCCGACGATCCGCGCGAATCCGTCGCCACCCGCGTACGGGCCGCCCAGGAAGCCGGCTGCTTCGACCGCTGGCAGCGGCAGATGCGCCCCACCGGGCCCCGCCCCGGGTGGAGCGTGCAGGCCGTGTTCGCCTGGGCCCAGCAAGGAATCGAGCGCGGCGCCGCCCTGCATGTCCCGGCCGCCCGCTGCCTCACCGCCGTGGCCGGCCCCGAGGACCGGCCCGAGATCCTCCGTGCCGCCGAGGACGGCACGGAGGGCGCCCGCTGCACCGCCCTGCGCTACCTCGCCGACAGCAATGACCAGGACGCCCTCACCCTGATCGAGCACGCCGTGGCCACCGGGCCGGCGCCCGTCGTGGAGGCCGCCCTCGACGCCTTCGAACGGATGCAGAGCCTCACCGCCGTCGACCGCGCGCGCCGCTGGGCCCGCCGGCCCGACGCCCTGGGCGCCGCCGCCGGCCGCGTCCTCGCCTGCCGGGGCGGTCTCCAGGACCGCGACCCGGTCCTCGCCGCCCTGCGCGAGGCGGTGCGGGGGGAAGGCCCCGACGCGCCGACCCTGTGGACCCTCGTCGACGGCGCCGGACGCCTGGGCATCGCCTGCGCCGCTCCCGTACTCCGCCACATCTACCGCGAGACCGCCTCCTCCCACCTGCGCGGCCGGGCCGCCCGCGCCCTCGCCGCCACCGACCCCTCCTACGGCAGCGGCTTCGCCGTCGAGTGCCTGTGGGACTGCGAGGAGTCCACCCGCGAGATCGCCGCCCGGCACGCCGAGACCGGCGACACCCGGGTCGTCGAGCGCCTGCGCAGGCTCGCCGCCGACCCGGCGGAGGAGGCCGAGGTGCAGACCGCCGTACGCAGCCGGATCGGTCCCGGGGAGACCGTCGTGTGA
- a CDS encoding ankyrin repeat domain-containing protein — MTEAPDPEVVELATKIFDMARSGRTEELVAYVDAGVPANLTNDRGDSLVMLAAYHGHADAVRALLERGADVDRINDRGQTPLAGAAFKGDTEVVKALLQSGADPAAGTPSAVDTARMFARAELLELFGAN, encoded by the coding sequence ATGACTGAAGCCCCCGACCCCGAGGTCGTGGAACTGGCGACCAAGATCTTCGACATGGCCCGGAGCGGCCGGACCGAGGAGCTCGTGGCCTACGTCGACGCGGGCGTGCCGGCCAACCTCACCAACGACCGTGGCGACTCGCTCGTGATGCTCGCCGCCTACCACGGCCACGCCGACGCGGTCCGTGCGCTGCTGGAGCGCGGCGCCGACGTCGACCGGATCAACGACCGGGGACAGACCCCGCTCGCGGGAGCCGCCTTCAAGGGCGACACCGAAGTGGTCAAGGCCCTCCTGCAGAGCGGTGCCGATCCGGCCGCCGGCACTCCCTCGGCCGTCGACACGGCCCGGATGTTCGCCCGCGCGGAACTGCTCGAGCTGTTCGGCGCGAACTGA